TGCTTTCAATTTTTGTAATAGAAGAAGTACCTGAGCCTGGTTGGATACGTCCAAAGCAGAGACTGCTTCATCGAAAAGTATAAATTCCGGTTTTAGGATAAGTGCCCTTGCAATTGCAATCCTTTGTCTTTGTCCCCCGGAGAATTCATGAGGATATCTGTTTAAGATTTCAGGAGAGAGTCCTACTTTTTCTAGAATGTCGGCAGCTTCCTTTTCCGCTTGATTATCCGTATAATTTCCGTGGATAAACAATCCTTCTGTCAAAATATCCTTAATATTTCTTCTTGGGTTCAAGGAAGAATAAGGATCTTGGAAAACGATCTGGATCTGTTTTCTAAGAGGTAAAAATTCTTTTTCTCTTAAGTCTAAGATCTCTTTTCCTTTAAAGAATATAGCGCCTGAATCTGATTTTAAAAGCCTAAGTATTGCTCTACCTAATGTGGATTTTCCACAACCGGATTCTCCCACAAGGCTGAAGGTTTCACCTTCTTCCATTTCTATGTTTACGTTCTCAACCGCTTTGATTACTGATTTTCTTCCACCGAAGAAACCTTCTTTTCCGTAGCTTACGTTCAGATCCTTGATCTCTAAAAGTTTCATCCTGTTAGCTCCTTCTTCTCATTTAAGAAGCAAGCGGAAAGATGTCCGGATCCATTCGTATTTTTTAATATAGGTTTAAAAGTCTGGCAATGGGAAAATACGAAGTCGCATCTGTCCGAATAATGACAACCTTTAGGATAGTTTCCGGGGGAAGGTAATCTTCCTTCTATCGGTTTAAAAACTCCCGTTTGAGAAAAATGAGAAGGTAAAGAATCTAATAGATCTTTTGTGTACGGATGATTCGGTTCGTCTAAAACTTGATCTACAGTTCCGAGTTCAGCAATCCTTCCCGCATACAATACACAGATACGATCGGCGATATGGCTAACCAAACCGAAATCATGAGAGATAAATAATACGGATAAGTTCATCTTTTCTTTGAGCCTAAGTAGGAGTTCCACCAACTGCGCCTGGACAGTAACATCCAAAGCGGAGGTAGGCTCATCTGCGATCAGAAGTTCCGGATCGCACATCAATGCCATTCCAATCCCAACTCTTTGCAAAATCCCACCGCTCAACTGATGAGGATAACAATTCATTCTTAATTTTATGTCGGTAATTCCTACTGCTCCAAGAAGATATTCGGCCTTATCTTCCGCTTCTTTACGGGTCCCGAGCCCATGTTCTAAAAATCCTTCTGTCATTTGGTCTTTTATTTTGCTCAAAGGATTTAAGGCGGAGAAGGGCTCCTGGAATACGTATGAGATTTTTTTTCCTCGGATCTGTCTTAAGGTTTCGGAGTCGGTTTGAAGAAGGTCCGTTCCTTGGAATAACACCTTTCCATTCGAGTATCTAAAAGACTCGTGAGGAAGTAATTTCGTGATCGCAGCAGAGCACACAGACTTTCCGCAGCCTGATTCTCCTACGAGTGCGAGAACTTCTCCTTTACGGATCTCGAAGGTGATATCTTCCAATAATGGCACGAACTTTCCTTCTTTGGAAAGTTCTAAATTTAAGTTCGATACTTGGAGAATAGCTTCCGAATTCATTCGTACGTCACCTTTTCCTTAGAATCGAAAGAATCACGTATCCCTTCTCCTATAAAAGAGGAGAGAAGAATGGTTGCCGCTAAAGACAAAGAAGGAAAAGCGATCAACCACCAAGCTCTTAAGTTATCTCTTCCTTGGCTGATCATTTCTCCCCAAGAAGGATTTGGTGCCGGAATCCCATAACCTAAAAAGTCCAGTGCGCTCAAAATGGAGATCGAACTGATAAGTGCAAAAGGTAAGAAGGTCACAAGCGGAGTGATCGCATTCGGGAGAATATGATTTTTCATAATACTCCAAGAGCTAGCGCCTAACGCTTTTGCTGCATCCACATATGTAAGAGCTTTGGATCTGTAAAATTCGCCTCTCATGTACATGCTAATTCCGATCCAGCTCAGCGCGGAGTAAGTGATCCCTAAAACGATAAATCCTCGTCCGAAAAAGGAACCCATGATCAGTATTAAATATAAGAAAGGGATTGCGGATAGAATTTCGATAATCCTTTGCAGTATGATATCCGTTCTTCTTCCGTAATAACCTTGGATCCCGCCTACGATCGTCCCAAAGATAAATTCGATAAACACTAAGATGAGCCCGAAACTCATTGAATTTCTATAAGCATAAAAGATCCGAGTGAATACATCTCGTCCTCTATCATCGGTTCCCAACCAGTGTTTTAAACTCGGAGAAGAAGGAGGATTTTCGCCGTCATCGATCGTCTCTAAATTGTCTTCGTTGTATCCGTATGGAATTGGAGGGAATAAGATCCAGTTATCATCATCTTCTTTGAAATCTTCTCGTAACTTTAATTTTTTATAATTTATAGGAGAATATTCGGATCCGCCGAAGTCCTTGTCAGTATAGCGGAAGAAGATAGGGAATTTCCATGAATCATCATAACAAACGATCCAAGGCTGGTTATTTGCAAGTATTGGCGCAAATAAAGAAATGATATAAGAGGTTCCTAAAATCCAAAGAGAGATCCAAGCTTTTGTATTGGATCTGAATTTTTCGAATCTTCTTTTAGCTAAAGAATTCATGCTTCGAAATTGATCCTAGGGTCTATAATAACGTAACAAAGATCTGAGAGAATATTTCCGATCAGTGAAAGAAAACTTTGGATCAATAGAAGTCCCATCATTAGGTTAGTATCTCTTTCAGTTACGGCTTGAAACCCGAGTAGCCCGATGCCATCAATACTGAATACCAGCTCAATGATCAAGGATCCTGCCAAAACTAAACTTAGATTAGAACCGAATCCAGTAGCAATCGGGATCAAACTGTTTCTGAAAGCGTGTTTATAAATTGCATCTTTAAAAGATAACCCTTTAGAGATTGCGGTCCTAACATACTCTTTAGAGATCTGATCTAATAGAGAATTTTTCATCAAAAGAGTGAGCATTGCAAAAGATCCGGAAACATAACAAAGTACCGGTAGAAACATATGTTCTGCCCTATCAACGATCTTTTCGAAAAAGTCCAGGTCATCGTAATTGTCTGAATATTCATGACCTAGAGGAAATATGGAAAACACCTCGCCAGAGGAGAACAAATATAACAATAACATAGAAAGTGCAAATACCGGAATGGAATATGCTATCAGAATGACAATGCTAGTTCCGCTATCGAATGCTTGTCCGCTCTGAATCGCTTTACGGATTCCTAATGGAATACAGATCAGATAAGAAAGCAAAAATCCGGAAAGACCGAATGTAAGAGAAACCGGGATCTTTTCAAAGATGAGTTCGTTTACTGGGCGAGAATGTAATCTGGATTCTCCCAGATCTAAACTTGCAACGTCCCAGAGCCAGTATAAGTAAGCAATCGGCAGCGGTTTATCTAAACGTAGTTTTTGCTTTAGGATCTCTATCTCTTCGTTGTTGATCAAAGAAGATCTGGCTCCATCTTCGTTCCCATATCCTCTTAACTTTGCGATCTCTCTTTCCAGGGGTCCACCCGGAGCTAGGTGGGATAAAATAAATACTAGGAAAGTGATT
The sequence above is a segment of the Leptospira hartskeerlii genome. Coding sequences within it:
- a CDS encoding ABC transporter ATP-binding protein translates to MKLLEIKDLNVSYGKEGFFGGRKSVIKAVENVNIEMEEGETFSLVGESGCGKSTLGRAILRLLKSDSGAIFFKGKEILDLREKEFLPLRKQIQIVFQDPYSSLNPRRNIKDILTEGLFIHGNYTDNQAEKEAADILEKVGLSPEILNRYPHEFSGGQRQRIAIARALILKPEFILFDEAVSALDVSNQAQVLLLLQKLKADFGLSYLFISHDLGIVKSISDKIAVMYLGKIVEVGTKSQIAERPSHPYTKALFGAIFEVENRKNRKTPLQGEVPSILKKPKGCHFHTRCPIAKEICSETTPEWKDLGEGHKSYCHFPDGK
- a CDS encoding ABC transporter ATP-binding protein — encoded protein: MNSEAILQVSNLNLELSKEGKFVPLLEDITFEIRKGEVLALVGESGCGKSVCSAAITKLLPHESFRYSNGKVLFQGTDLLQTDSETLRQIRGKKISYVFQEPFSALNPLSKIKDQMTEGFLEHGLGTRKEAEDKAEYLLGAVGITDIKLRMNCYPHQLSGGILQRVGIGMALMCDPELLIADEPTSALDVTVQAQLVELLLRLKEKMNLSVLFISHDFGLVSHIADRICVLYAGRIAELGTVDQVLDEPNHPYTKDLLDSLPSHFSQTGVFKPIEGRLPSPGNYPKGCHYSDRCDFVFSHCQTFKPILKNTNGSGHLSACFLNEKKELTG
- a CDS encoding ABC transporter permease subunit, with protein sequence MNSLAKRRFEKFRSNTKAWISLWILGTSYIISLFAPILANNQPWIVCYDDSWKFPIFFRYTDKDFGGSEYSPINYKKLKLREDFKEDDDNWILFPPIPYGYNEDNLETIDDGENPPSSPSLKHWLGTDDRGRDVFTRIFYAYRNSMSFGLILVFIEFIFGTIVGGIQGYYGRRTDIILQRIIEILSAIPFLYLILIMGSFFGRGFIVLGITYSALSWIGISMYMRGEFYRSKALTYVDAAKALGASSWSIMKNHILPNAITPLVTFLPFALISSISILSALDFLGYGIPAPNPSWGEMISQGRDNLRAWWLIAFPSLSLAATILLSSFIGEGIRDSFDSKEKVTYE
- a CDS encoding ABC transporter permease subunit; translation: MRNYFLKRIFLIVPTILGITFLVFILSHLAPGGPLEREIAKLRGYGNEDGARSSLINNEEIEILKQKLRLDKPLPIAYLYWLWDVASLDLGESRLHSRPVNELIFEKIPVSLTFGLSGFLLSYLICIPLGIRKAIQSGQAFDSGTSIVILIAYSIPVFALSMLLLYLFSSGEVFSIFPLGHEYSDNYDDLDFFEKIVDRAEHMFLPVLCYVSGSFAMLTLLMKNSLLDQISKEYVRTAISKGLSFKDAIYKHAFRNSLIPIATGFGSNLSLVLAGSLIIELVFSIDGIGLLGFQAVTERDTNLMMGLLLIQSFLSLIGNILSDLCYVIIDPRINFEA